From Eubalaena glacialis isolate mEubGla1 chromosome 5, mEubGla1.1.hap2.+ XY, whole genome shotgun sequence, one genomic window encodes:
- the SLC9B2 gene encoding sodium/hydrogen exchanger 9B2, whose amino-acid sequence MENQDKTINHEDSEPSTEVNHTASRCQEKQEETVMNPRGKDGNEPTEGSNLLNSNEKMQETPAEPNHLQRLRQTFACPPRGLLDRVITNVTMVVLLWAIVWSITGPECLPGGNLFGIIILFYCAVIGGKLLGLIKLPTLPPLPPLLGMLLAGFLIRNIPVISDNVQIKHKWSSALRSIALAVILVRAGLGLDSNALKKLKSVCVRLSLGPCLVEACASALLAHFLMGLPWQWGFMLGFVLGAVSPAVVVPSMLLLQEGGYGVEKGVPTLLMAAGSFDDILAITGFNTCLGMAFSTGSTVFNVLKGVLEVVIGMATGLLLGFFIQYFPSSDQDKLVWKRAFLVLGLSVLAVFSSLYFGFPGSGGLCTLVLAFLAGKGWASAKADVEKVIAVAWFIFQPLLFGLIGAEVSITSLRPETVGLCVATLGIAVLIRILATYLLVCFAGFNFKEKIFISFAWLPKATVQAAIGSVALDTARSHGEKQLEGYGMDVLTVAFLAILITAPIGSLLIGLLGPRLLQKAEHQNNDEEDQGETSIQV is encoded by the exons ATGGAGAATCAAGATAAAACAATTAACCATGAAGATTCAGAACCATCCACAGAGGTGAATCACACAGCCTCCAGGTGTCAAGAAAAACAG GAGGAAACAGTTATGAACCCCAGAGGTAAAGATGGAAATGAACCAACAGAAGGAAGTAACCTACTGAATAGCAAtgaaaaaatgcaagaaacaccAGCTGAACCAAATCATTTGCAAAGACTAAGACAAACATTTGCTTGCCCTCCACGTGGTTTACTGGATAGAGTAATAACAAATG TTACCATGGTGGTTCTTCTGTGGGCTATAGTTTGGTCAATTACCGGCCCTGAATGTCTTCCTGGAGGAAACCTGTTTGGAATTATAATCCTATTCTATTGTGCTGTCATTGGAGGTAAACTTTTGGGGCTCATTAAGTTACCTACATTACCTCCACTGCCTCCCCTTCTGG GCATGCTGCTTGCTgggtttctcatcagaaatatcCCTGTCATCAGTGATAACGTACAGATCAAGCACAAGTGGTCTTCTGCTTTGAGAAGCATAGCCCTGGCTGTCATATTGGTTCGCGCTGGCCTTGGGCTTGATTCAAAT GCCCTGAAGAAGTTGAAGAGTGTTTGTGTAAGATTATCCTTGGGTCCTTGTCTTGTGGAGGCATGTGCATCTGCTCTTCTTGCCCACTTCCTCATGGGTTTACCGTGGCAATGGGGATTTATGCTGGG TTTTGTTTTAGGTGCTGTATCTCCAGCTGTCGTGGTGCCTTCAATGCTCCTTCTGCAGGAAGGAGGCTATGGTGTTGAAAAAGGCGTCCCGACCTTACTTATGGCTGCTGGCAGCTTCGATGATATTCTGGCCATCACTGGCTTCAACACCTGCCTGGGCATGGCCTTTTCCACAG gCTCCACAGTTTTCAATGTCCTCAAAGGAGTTTTGGAGGTGGTAATTGGTATGGCAACTGGATTGCTTCTTGGATTTTTTATTCAGTACTTTCCAAGCAGTGACCAG GACAAGCTCGTGTGGAAGAGAGCATTCCTGGTCTTGGGGCTGTCTGTGCTGGCTGTGTTCAGCAGCCTGTATTTTGGTTTCCCTGGGTCAGGAGGACTGTGCACGCTGGTCCTGGCTTTCCTTGCAGGCAAGGGATGGGCCAGTGCAAAG GCAGACGTTGAAAAGGTTATAGCAGTTGCCTGGTTCATCTTTCAGCCCCTTCTCTTTGGACTGATTGGAGCAGAGGTATCCATTACATCTCTCAGACCAGAAACTGTAG GTCTTTGTGTTGCCACCCTGGGCATTGCAGTATTGATACGAATTTTGGCTACATATCTGCTGGTGTGTTTTGCTGGTTTTAACTTTAAGgaaaagatatttatttcttttgcatgGCTTCCAAAGGCCACAGTCCAG GCTGCAATAGGATCTGTGGCTTTGGACACAGCAAGATCACATGGAGAGAAACAGTTAGAAGGATATGGAATGGATGTGTTGACAGTGGCATTTTTGGCCATCCTCATCACAGCCCCAATTGGAAGTCTACTTATTGGTTTGCTAGGCCCCAGACTTCTCCAGAAAGCTGAACATCAAAATAACGATGAAGAAGATCAAGGAGAGACTTCTATACAGGTTTAG